Proteins co-encoded in one uncultured Draconibacterium sp. genomic window:
- a CDS encoding PAS domain-containing protein, whose amino-acid sequence MKKNLSDMMCLDIYLSSLSEAELEKVKNDIKPSKRLVPPLMCWEFYYPKYQETLKEAEHNAEFQSLNKYSKKYNWKANLKKILKAYPYEALVLTDATKTILWVNAGFSEMTGYAKSKAINRSPSFLQGELTSEIIKERIRQKIRVQKPFKEEIINYRKNGETYNCEVRIFPLVGDNSLHFLALEREVA is encoded by the coding sequence TGATATCTATCTGTCAAGTCTTTCGGAGGCTGAGTTGGAAAAAGTAAAAAACGATATAAAACCGTCAAAAAGACTTGTTCCTCCGCTTATGTGTTGGGAGTTTTATTATCCCAAATATCAAGAAACACTGAAAGAAGCAGAACATAATGCGGAATTTCAGAGCCTTAATAAATATTCAAAAAAATATAACTGGAAAGCCAATCTAAAAAAAATACTAAAGGCCTACCCATACGAAGCATTGGTATTAACCGACGCTACCAAAACTATTTTATGGGTAAACGCTGGCTTCTCGGAAATGACAGGATATGCAAAATCAAAGGCCATTAACCGGAGTCCTTCTTTTTTACAGGGAGAACTTACTTCTGAAATCATAAAAGAAAGAATAAGGCAGAAAATCCGCGTGCAGAAACCTTTTAAGGAAGAAATAATCAATTACCGCAAAAACGGTGAAACGTATAATTGCGAAGTTCGAATTTTTCCGCTTGTTGGTGACAATTCGTTGCACTTTTTAGCACTCGAAAGAGAAGTTGCCTAA